The following coding sequences lie in one bacterium genomic window:
- a CDS encoding family 20 glycosylhydrolase has translation EVFGKARAEGVAWSAAGVKVRDIPRFGWRAYHLDEACWFHGEAEVKKLLDQMAALKMNEFHWYLTDDQGWRIEIKKYPKLTGVGAWRKDSQTGGWDSPLRTGQPHGGFYTQEQLREIVRYAAERHINIVPSVNMPGHSTAAIASYPEMGTTGEPVEVCVTFGKLPSVFNVANENLYPFLEDILDEVMGIFPSQVIHLGGDEVLFGQWVASPQIKALIEREHLSGPADVQMYFTGRMSRFMEGRGRRMLGWNDIMGDDLHGLLKAVGAGDLRDRPDRRNLAAGTVVQFWAGDIALAERALREGHDIINSLHTETYLDYDYTQIPLARAYAFEPIPQGLDRSLWPKVLGLGCQMWSEWTPTDDKVEHQTFPRIAAYAEVGWTRAAQKDYPDFCRRLDSMEKRWSLQNVNFAQVPR, from the coding sequence TGAGGTGTTTGGTAAGGCCAGGGCCGAGGGTGTGGCCTGGAGCGCGGCCGGGGTGAAAGTGCGCGACATCCCGCGTTTCGGCTGGCGCGCCTACCATCTGGATGAGGCCTGCTGGTTCCACGGCGAGGCGGAGGTCAAGAAACTCCTGGATCAGATGGCAGCCCTGAAAATGAACGAGTTCCACTGGTACCTGACCGATGACCAGGGCTGGCGCATCGAGATCAAGAAATACCCGAAGCTGACCGGGGTGGGGGCCTGGCGCAAGGATTCACAGACCGGCGGCTGGGACAGCCCGCTGCGCACGGGCCAGCCCCACGGCGGTTTCTACACCCAGGAGCAGTTGCGCGAGATCGTGCGCTACGCGGCCGAGAGGCATATCAACATCGTGCCCTCGGTCAACATGCCGGGCCACTCCACCGCGGCCATCGCCAGCTACCCCGAGATGGGCACCACCGGCGAGCCGGTGGAGGTCTGTGTCACTTTCGGCAAGCTGCCCAGCGTGTTCAACGTGGCGAACGAGAACCTTTACCCGTTCCTGGAGGATATCCTGGACGAGGTGATGGGGATTTTCCCCTCCCAGGTGATCCATCTGGGCGGGGATGAGGTGCTGTTCGGCCAGTGGGTGGCCTCGCCGCAGATCAAGGCCCTGATCGAGCGCGAGCACCTGAGCGGCCCGGCGGATGTGCAGATGTATTTCACCGGGCGCATGAGCCGGTTCATGGAGGGCCGCGGACGGCGCATGCTGGGCTGGAACGATATAATGGGCGATGACCTGCACGGTCTGCTCAAGGCCGTGGGCGCAGGGGACCTTCGTGACCGCCCGGACCGCCGTAATTTGGCTGCGGGCACGGTGGTGCAGTTCTGGGCCGGGGATATCGCCCTGGCCGAGCGCGCGCTCCGCGAGGGCCACGACATCATCAACTCGCTGCACACCGAGACCTACCTGGACTACGACTACACACAAATCCCCCTGGCCCGGGCCTATGCGTTCGAGCCGATCCCGCAGGGGCTGGACCGCTCTCTCTGGCCCAAGGTCCTGGGCCTGGGCTGCCAGATGTGGAGCGAGTGGACCCCGACCGATGACAAGGTGGAGCACCAGACATTCCCGCGGATAGCGGCCTACGCCGAGGTGGGCTGGACCCGTGCCGCACAGAAGGATTATCCGGATTTCTGCCGCCGGCTGGACAGCATGGAAAAGCGCTGGAGCCTGCAGAATGTCAATTTCGCCCAGGTCCCGCGCTGA
- a CDS encoding 1-acyl-sn-glycerol-3-phosphate acyltransferase — translation MGREKPAKIEYRTIYRFSQFMVRMLMRLVFGARFVHQEIFPSGGPVILASNHVSNFDPPAIGCAVPREIFFLGKRELFRNFFFGRLIRFYNTVPIRRGVMDWSAIAALKDILAREGVVIMFPEGTRGTEDSLGEPKFGVGMLAQETGAVIVPAFLRGTSRLKEAFLRRRPMRVLYGRPILPEEYAQFEHNPKGQIALARLVMERIAELQRICAENESR, via the coding sequence ATGGGCCGGGAAAAGCCAGCCAAAATTGAATACCGCACAATCTACCGTTTCTCGCAGTTCATGGTGCGCATGCTCATGCGCCTGGTTTTCGGGGCGCGCTTTGTACACCAGGAGATATTTCCGTCCGGAGGGCCGGTGATCCTGGCCTCCAACCATGTGAGCAATTTCGACCCGCCGGCCATAGGCTGCGCAGTGCCGCGCGAGATATTTTTTTTGGGCAAGCGCGAGCTGTTCCGGAATTTCTTTTTCGGCCGGCTGATCCGGTTCTACAACACCGTGCCGATCCGTCGCGGGGTGATGGACTGGAGCGCCATCGCCGCACTCAAGGACATCCTGGCCCGCGAGGGAGTGGTGATCATGTTCCCGGAGGGTACGCGCGGGACCGAGGACAGCCTGGGCGAGCCGAAGTTCGGGGTGGGGATGCTGGCCCAGGAGACAGGGGCCGTGATCGTCCCGGCGTTCCTGCGCGGCACATCGCGGCTGAAAGAAGCTTTCCTGCGCCGCCGCCCGATGCGTGTACTGTACGGCCGCCCGATCCTTCCTGAGGAGTATGCGCAGTTCGAGCACAACCCCAAGGGGCAGATCGCCCTGGCCCGCCTGGTGATGGAGCGTATAGCCGAGCTGCAGAGAATTTGCGCGGAGAACGAGTCTCGCTAA
- the pyrF gene encoding orotidine-5'-phosphate decarboxylase: MAVGTGCWEKFAEAARKNASLTCVGLDTERSKIPVHLRGAEDALYRFNCAVIDCTLDLVCCYKPNMAFYEAEGLPGLEALQKTIRYIGGRAPVILDAKRGDIGNTAGKYARAAFEWLGADALTVNPYLGWDSVEPYLKHDGRGIFLLCLTSNPSSSDFQSGGENPLYLQVARKAAEWDKGRNSIGLVVGATHLEQVSTVRAAAPGLPFLLPGIGAQGGSLESVDRAAENGGEPGAIVNASRSVIYAGDGIDFEQKIRTAAEKLKQDVGGPRTRTAA, from the coding sequence ATGGCAGTTGGGACAGGCTGTTGGGAAAAGTTCGCCGAGGCGGCGAGGAAGAATGCAAGCCTGACCTGCGTGGGTCTGGACACCGAGCGGAGCAAGATACCGGTGCACCTTCGCGGCGCCGAGGACGCACTCTACCGTTTCAACTGCGCGGTGATCGACTGCACGCTCGACCTGGTCTGCTGCTACAAGCCCAACATGGCTTTCTACGAGGCCGAGGGCCTGCCCGGCCTGGAAGCGCTTCAGAAAACGATCCGCTACATCGGCGGGCGGGCGCCGGTGATCCTGGACGCCAAGCGCGGGGATATCGGCAACACGGCCGGCAAGTACGCCCGGGCTGCGTTCGAATGGCTGGGCGCGGATGCACTCACGGTCAACCCCTACCTGGGCTGGGACTCGGTGGAGCCGTATCTCAAGCATGACGGGCGCGGCATTTTCCTTCTTTGCCTGACCAGCAACCCCTCCTCGTCCGATTTCCAGTCCGGCGGGGAAAACCCGCTCTACCTTCAGGTGGCGCGCAAGGCCGCCGAGTGGGACAAGGGACGCAACAGCATCGGGCTGGTAGTGGGGGCGACCCACCTGGAGCAGGTCTCGACGGTGCGGGCGGCCGCGCCCGGGCTGCCGTTCCTTCTTCCGGGTATCGGAGCGCAGGGCGGGAGCCTGGAAAGTGTGGACCGTGCGGCGGAGAACGGCGGTGAGCCGGGCGCGATTGTCAACGCCTCGCGCAGCGTGATCTACGCCGGGGATGGAATTGATTTCGAGCAGAAAATCAGAACAGCGGCTGAAAAACTCAAACAAGATGTCGGCGGGCCGCGCACGCGGACCGCGGCTTAA
- a CDS encoding carbohydrate-binding family 9-like protein → MPGKMLAGFAALALAFTAAVSVQAEQAAPPTHHYVVKRALYPPVIDGVVNEAAWKACEPIELGAAREGEKVGQKTTARIMWDDRYLYLSFECEDSHIWSTMTERDQPIYNEEVVEAFINPDGDREGYLELEVNPLNTLWDGYIENTANGRVGHLAWNSFGLRRAVFLDGTLNDRSDTDGGWSVEMAVPLEDIVTGAHTPPVAGDRWRLNLYRIDLPEGAGVRGEYYAWSPISGKTFHDPDRFGEIQFSDEPLK, encoded by the coding sequence TTGCCTGGAAAAATGTTGGCCGGCTTTGCCGCCCTCGCTCTCGCTTTCACGGCTGCAGTCAGTGTTCAGGCCGAGCAGGCCGCTCCGCCCACGCATCATTATGTAGTCAAGCGGGCGCTGTACCCGCCGGTGATCGATGGGGTGGTGAACGAGGCCGCCTGGAAAGCCTGTGAGCCGATCGAGCTGGGCGCGGCGCGCGAGGGCGAGAAAGTGGGCCAGAAAACCACGGCCCGCATCATGTGGGATGACCGCTATCTCTACCTGTCGTTCGAATGCGAGGACAGCCACATCTGGTCCACCATGACCGAGCGGGACCAGCCGATCTACAACGAGGAAGTGGTGGAGGCGTTCATCAACCCGGACGGCGACCGCGAGGGCTACCTGGAGCTGGAGGTCAACCCGCTGAACACACTCTGGGACGGCTATATCGAGAACACGGCAAACGGCCGCGTGGGTCATCTTGCCTGGAACAGTTTCGGCCTCCGCCGCGCGGTGTTCCTGGACGGCACGCTGAACGACAGGAGCGACACGGACGGCGGCTGGAGCGTGGAGATGGCCGTGCCCCTGGAGGACATCGTGACCGGGGCCCACACTCCGCCCGTGGCCGGCGACCGCTGGCGGCTCAACCTCTACCGTATCGACCTGCCCGAGGGGGCCGGGGTGCGGGGAGAGTATTACGCCTGGTCGCCCATCTCGGGCAAGACTTTCCACGACCCCGACCGTTTCGGCGAGATACAGTTCTCGGATGAGCCGCTGAAATAG
- a CDS encoding transcriptional repressor produces the protein MPEDLTEQFIKYLRDNGYLITRQRRRIAEIIFNSTGHLSVEDIQNLLRQKKIAASIASIYRTLDVLIKSNLVVQHRFGKRFKRFEAVLKDKHHDHLICTRCGKVLEFKNDAIEDLQVKVAKEHDFNITNHKLDIYGYCNRCRAGVEKE, from the coding sequence ATGCCGGAGGACCTGACCGAGCAGTTCATTAAGTACCTGCGGGATAACGGCTATCTGATTACCCGCCAGAGGCGCAGGATCGCCGAGATTATTTTCAACTCCACCGGCCACCTGAGCGTGGAGGACATCCAGAACCTGTTGCGCCAGAAAAAAATCGCCGCCTCGATCGCCTCGATCTACCGCACGCTGGACGTGCTGATCAAGAGCAACCTGGTGGTGCAGCACCGTTTCGGCAAGCGGTTCAAGCGTTTCGAGGCCGTGCTCAAGGACAAGCACCACGACCACCTGATCTGCACCCGCTGCGGTAAGGTGCTGGAGTTCAAGAACGACGCGATCGAGGACCTCCAGGTCAAGGTGGCCAAAGAGCATGATTTCAACATCACCAACCACAAGCTCGACATCTACGGTTACTGCAACCGCTGCCGCGCCGGGGTGGAAAAGGAATGA
- the lnt gene encoding apolipoprotein N-acyltransferase, which translates to MRAIHIAPLVSGLLLVLSFPPFRLFLPPFIALVPLLVFLERERSTTRAVLGALLCGLVFWGILLYWVTLFTDAGFVVLILIMASNLALFAWVTRRIENSFGVPLAVSAPFVWTAIDYIHAHGDLAFTWGQPAYSLTYYPVLIQFAEFSGPYGVTFWLVALNGLLYTVYKRYRSGLPVARAAAAAALLVALPLAWGALVLRNAGDDLAGGDSLRVSYVQPSIAQEVKWSAEMRDSTFEILGQLSVSQAAERPDLVVWPEAAAPAYLRTDRRWREYVGSVAQGLDCFLLTGAPEYHFHEDRKDYDSFNSAFLFGPNGLIAGKYDKIHMVPMSERIPYEDFFTGLKAIDVGGSHFVPGDSLVVFHTARGDFGTLICFESIFPEISRGMVSRGAQFLVNMTNDAWFERTSAAYQHSAFLVLRAIENRRAIVRSANTGVSAFYDSYGRRRQATLLYERTAATSGIRLRSDRTLYNRLGDWPAHLCWSLSLAALLVSFFRHRRPAA; encoded by the coding sequence TTGCGAGCAATACATATCGCCCCGCTGGTCAGCGGCCTTCTGCTGGTGCTCTCTTTCCCGCCTTTCCGGCTCTTCCTGCCGCCTTTTATCGCACTGGTCCCCCTGCTTGTGTTCCTGGAGCGGGAGCGCTCCACGACCCGAGCCGTGCTGGGGGCTCTCCTCTGCGGCCTCGTTTTCTGGGGCATCCTTCTCTACTGGGTGACGCTCTTCACGGATGCCGGGTTCGTGGTGCTGATCCTGATCATGGCCTCGAACCTGGCCCTGTTCGCTTGGGTCACCCGCCGGATCGAGAACAGTTTCGGGGTGCCGCTGGCCGTGAGCGCCCCCTTTGTCTGGACCGCCATCGACTATATCCACGCCCACGGCGACCTGGCGTTCACCTGGGGCCAGCCGGCCTACAGCCTGACCTATTATCCTGTCCTGATCCAGTTCGCCGAGTTCAGCGGGCCCTACGGGGTGACTTTCTGGCTGGTCGCGCTCAACGGCCTGCTGTACACTGTCTACAAGCGTTACCGCTCCGGCCTTCCCGTGGCCCGCGCGGCCGCGGCCGCGGCCCTTCTGGTCGCCCTGCCCCTGGCCTGGGGCGCGCTGGTATTGAGGAACGCCGGCGATGACCTCGCCGGAGGCGACAGCCTGCGCGTCAGCTACGTCCAGCCCAGCATCGCCCAGGAGGTCAAGTGGAGCGCCGAGATGCGTGACAGCACGTTCGAAATACTTGGCCAGCTCTCAGTTTCCCAGGCCGCGGAGCGCCCCGACCTGGTGGTCTGGCCCGAGGCCGCGGCCCCGGCCTACCTGCGCACGGACCGCCGCTGGCGCGAGTACGTGGGCTCGGTGGCCCAGGGACTCGACTGCTTCCTGCTCACCGGCGCGCCGGAATACCATTTCCACGAGGACCGCAAGGACTACGATTCGTTCAACTCGGCGTTCCTGTTCGGCCCGAACGGCCTGATCGCGGGCAAGTACGACAAGATCCACATGGTCCCGATGAGCGAAAGAATCCCTTACGAGGACTTTTTCACCGGGCTGAAGGCAATCGACGTGGGCGGGTCGCATTTCGTGCCCGGGGACAGCCTGGTGGTGTTCCACACCGCACGGGGGGATTTCGGAACTCTGATCTGCTTCGAGTCGATCTTCCCGGAGATCAGCCGGGGCATGGTGAGCCGCGGGGCGCAGTTCCTGGTCAACATGACCAACGACGCCTGGTTCGAGCGCACCAGCGCCGCCTACCAGCACAGTGCGTTCCTCGTGCTCCGGGCCATCGAAAACCGCCGCGCCATCGTGCGCTCGGCCAACACCGGGGTGAGTGCATTCTACGACAGCTATGGACGGCGCAGGCAGGCTACACTGCTGTATGAAAGAACAGCGGCCACGTCCGGGATACGGCTCCGGAGTGACCGCACGCTGTACAACCGTCTGGGCGACTGGCCGGCCCACCTGTGCTGGAGCCTCAGCCTGGCCGCCCTGCTGGTGAGTTTCTTCCGCCACCGCAGGCCCGCAGCCTGA
- a CDS encoding ATP-dependent RecD-like DNA helicase: MNGPIRDTISGVLDYISYRNEENDYTVARFLQQGEGESLTVVGHLSGVNEGENLRLTGIWKNHPRFGRQFQVESYEFIHPETVEGIEKYLASGLIRGVGPVTAERIVNAFGEKTLDVIDHEPERLSEVQGLGAKRIALIKEAWQEQRGNRRAMVFLQGYGLGGGMAARIWRIYRDKTVELVSQNPYRLVDDIQGIGFATADRIAANLGVLPDSPLRLASGLEHTLAQAENRNGHTCLPLERLLEEGARLLAVERDSLRPPLENLVRLGRLVVRHELAGGETFIYSPRCYRAEEVAVERVGAILGARTGFLAECGVGGWEKELDAFEREKGISLSVGQREAVRGALKDRIAVITGGPGTGKTTVVAALISVAERAHIRVTLAAPTGRAAKRMSETSGGRPASTIHRLLGWSFQEGQFLHNRSRPLEGEVFVLDEVSMVDLPLFASFLDALPWGAALILVGDVDQLPSIGPGMVLHDLIESGVLPVYRLEEVFRQAGRSLIIRNAHRVRRGLLPQERDKELESEIERSGGEPPQRDFFILPQSDPESLREQLVRLITERLEPAFGVDPAAGLQVITPMNKGLCGTRALNQLLQGALNPLGRKINFSGRDLRIGDRVMQLRNDYEKDVFNGDIGRVVSFDSEEQNLWVDFDGRTVAYEGLELEDLELAYAVTVHKSQGSEYPAVIVVLLNEHYVMLQRNLLYTALSRGRKVVVLAGDPRAMSVAVGNARMAVRHTRLAALLRESLAGV; the protein is encoded by the coding sequence ATGAACGGCCCGATACGCGACACGATCAGCGGTGTGCTCGACTATATCAGCTACCGCAACGAGGAAAACGACTACACCGTGGCCCGGTTCCTCCAGCAGGGCGAGGGTGAGAGCCTGACTGTCGTGGGGCACCTCTCGGGCGTGAACGAGGGCGAGAACCTGCGCCTGACCGGAATATGGAAAAACCACCCCCGTTTCGGCCGTCAGTTCCAGGTGGAAAGCTACGAGTTCATCCACCCCGAGACCGTGGAGGGGATCGAAAAATACCTCGCCTCGGGCCTTATCCGCGGGGTGGGGCCGGTCACCGCCGAGCGGATCGTGAATGCTTTCGGCGAGAAAACCCTCGATGTGATCGACCACGAGCCGGAGCGCCTGTCCGAGGTCCAGGGCCTGGGGGCCAAGCGGATCGCCCTTATCAAGGAGGCTTGGCAGGAGCAGCGCGGCAACCGGAGGGCGATGGTGTTCCTGCAGGGCTACGGCCTGGGGGGCGGGATGGCGGCCCGCATCTGGCGCATCTACCGCGACAAGACCGTGGAGCTGGTTTCCCAGAACCCCTACCGCCTGGTGGATGACATCCAAGGCATCGGGTTCGCCACTGCCGACCGGATCGCCGCCAATCTCGGGGTCCTGCCCGACAGCCCGCTGCGCCTGGCCAGCGGCCTGGAGCACACCCTGGCCCAGGCCGAGAACCGTAACGGCCACACCTGTCTGCCCCTGGAGCGCCTTCTGGAGGAGGGCGCGCGCCTTCTGGCCGTGGAGCGGGACAGCCTTCGTCCCCCGCTCGAAAATCTGGTGCGGCTGGGACGGCTGGTGGTGCGTCACGAACTGGCCGGGGGCGAAACCTTCATCTACTCGCCACGCTGCTACCGGGCCGAGGAGGTCGCGGTCGAGCGGGTGGGGGCGATCCTCGGCGCGCGGACCGGGTTTCTGGCCGAGTGCGGCGTGGGCGGCTGGGAGAAGGAGCTGGACGCCTTCGAGCGTGAGAAGGGGATCAGCCTGTCGGTCGGCCAGCGCGAGGCGGTGCGCGGCGCGCTCAAGGACCGGATCGCCGTGATCACCGGCGGCCCCGGCACAGGCAAGACCACCGTGGTCGCCGCGCTGATCTCCGTAGCCGAGCGGGCGCATATCCGGGTGACCCTGGCCGCGCCCACCGGACGGGCGGCCAAGCGCATGAGCGAGACCTCGGGCGGACGGCCCGCCTCCACGATCCATCGCCTGCTGGGCTGGAGTTTCCAGGAGGGCCAGTTCCTGCACAACCGCAGTCGTCCCCTGGAGGGCGAGGTGTTCGTGCTGGATGAGGTCTCGATGGTCGACCTGCCGCTGTTTGCCAGTTTCCTGGACGCCCTGCCCTGGGGCGCGGCCCTGATCCTGGTCGGTGATGTGGACCAGTTGCCCTCGATCGGTCCGGGCATGGTGCTGCACGACCTGATCGAAAGCGGAGTGCTGCCGGTCTACCGCCTGGAGGAGGTGTTCCGCCAGGCCGGACGCAGTCTGATCATCCGCAACGCCCACCGGGTGCGCCGGGGGCTTCTGCCGCAGGAGCGGGACAAGGAGCTCGAATCCGAGATCGAGCGCAGCGGAGGCGAGCCGCCCCAGCGTGACTTTTTCATTCTGCCGCAGAGCGACCCCGAGTCTCTGCGCGAGCAGCTCGTGCGCCTGATCACCGAGCGCCTGGAGCCTGCGTTCGGCGTTGATCCGGCCGCCGGGCTGCAGGTGATCACCCCCATGAATAAGGGCCTCTGCGGCACGCGCGCCCTGAACCAGCTCCTCCAGGGGGCGCTGAATCCGCTGGGAAGGAAAATCAATTTCAGCGGCCGCGACCTGCGTATCGGCGACCGGGTTATGCAGTTGCGCAACGACTACGAGAAGGACGTGTTCAACGGCGATATCGGCCGGGTGGTGTCGTTCGACAGCGAGGAGCAGAACCTGTGGGTGGATTTCGACGGCCGCACGGTGGCCTATGAGGGTCTGGAGCTGGAGGACCTCGAGCTGGCCTACGCGGTCACGGTGCACAAGAGCCAGGGCAGCGAGTACCCGGCGGTGATCGTGGTGCTGCTGAACGAGCACTACGTTATGCTCCAGCGAAACCTTCTTTACACGGCCCTGTCCCGCGGGCGCAAGGTGGTGGTGCTGGCCGGCGACCCGCGCGCCATGTCCGTGGCCGTGGGCAACGCCCGCATGGCCGTGCGCCACACCCGTCTGGCCGCGCTGCTGCGTGAGAGCCTGGCCGGGGTTTGA
- a CDS encoding beta-N-acetylhexosaminidase, whose amino-acid sequence MGRVIFILMFLCAWAGSGWAAERNVSVIPQPQELNLTGGEFVLNPATVILADSAFNAEARYLAACLEAPTGFKPGVKSIAESNKAQNVIILIKSSDSSLGAEGYGLEVTPAAVTVTAFAPAGAFYGIQTFLQLLPVEAFSSQKTSGVLWSAPGVKIRDIPRFPWRAYHLDDARWFHGEAEVLRLLDQMAALKLNVFHWYLTDDQGWRLEIKRYPKLTEVGAWRADTQVGGWYSPDRAGKPHGGFYTQEQVRRVVRYAAERHIKVVPGINMPGHATAAIAAYPEMGTSGQPAEVSQVFGILKQTFNVGDEKVYTFLENILDEVLELFPSKEIHLGGDEVVFEQWLASPQVKALMEREHLAGPAQVQRYFTNRMSRFLESRGRRMIGWNDILGDDIQGLLKSVGAASLAEQPAGEGLAPGTIVHFWLGDPAIIARAARDGHDIVNSQATMTYFDDTYEALPLAEAYAFDPVPDSLEQSLRPRILGLGCEMWSEWAPSAARVECRTFPRLAALAEVGWTSPGRKDYDNFCHRLDCQQARWDLQGIRYARCVR is encoded by the coding sequence ATGGGCAGGGTAATTTTCATTCTGATGTTTCTGTGCGCCTGGGCCGGGTCCGGCTGGGCCGCGGAGCGGAATGTCTCGGTTATTCCGCAGCCGCAGGAACTGAACCTCACCGGCGGCGAGTTTGTCCTCAACCCGGCCACAGTCATCCTGGCCGACAGCGCGTTCAACGCCGAGGCGCGCTACCTGGCCGCGTGCCTGGAGGCCCCCACCGGCTTCAAGCCCGGAGTCAAATCAATAGCGGAAAGTAATAAAGCTCAAAATGTTATAATTCTGATAAAATCTTCGGATAGCTCGCTCGGGGCGGAGGGTTACGGCCTGGAGGTCACCCCCGCTGCGGTCACAGTTACCGCGTTCGCTCCGGCCGGGGCGTTCTATGGAATCCAGACTTTCCTGCAGTTGTTGCCCGTGGAGGCGTTCTCATCGCAGAAAACCTCGGGGGTTCTCTGGAGCGCACCCGGGGTGAAAATCCGGGATATACCACGGTTCCCCTGGCGCGCCTACCATCTGGATGACGCGCGCTGGTTCCACGGCGAGGCGGAGGTGCTGCGCCTTCTGGACCAGATGGCCGCGCTCAAGCTGAACGTGTTCCACTGGTACCTGACCGATGACCAGGGCTGGCGCTTGGAGATAAAGCGATACCCCAAGCTGACCGAGGTGGGGGCCTGGCGCGCCGACACCCAGGTGGGCGGCTGGTACAGCCCGGACCGGGCCGGCAAGCCCCACGGCGGGTTCTACACCCAGGAGCAGGTGCGGCGGGTAGTGCGCTACGCCGCCGAGCGCCATATTAAAGTCGTGCCCGGGATCAACATGCCGGGACATGCCACCGCCGCCATCGCCGCCTACCCCGAGATGGGCACGAGCGGCCAGCCGGCCGAGGTGTCCCAGGTGTTCGGCATCCTCAAGCAGACTTTCAACGTTGGGGATGAGAAGGTCTACACTTTCCTGGAGAACATCCTGGACGAGGTGCTGGAGCTTTTCCCCTCAAAGGAGATACACCTGGGTGGGGATGAGGTGGTTTTCGAGCAGTGGCTGGCCTCGCCGCAGGTGAAAGCCCTGATGGAGCGGGAGCACCTGGCCGGACCGGCCCAGGTGCAGCGCTATTTCACAAACCGGATGAGCCGTTTCCTGGAAAGCCGGGGCCGGCGGATGATCGGCTGGAACGATATCCTGGGCGATGATATCCAGGGTCTGCTCAAGTCCGTGGGGGCCGCCTCCCTGGCCGAGCAGCCCGCGGGCGAGGGGCTGGCCCCGGGCACGATCGTGCATTTCTGGCTGGGCGACCCCGCGATCATCGCGCGCGCCGCTCGTGACGGCCACGATATCGTGAACTCGCAGGCCACGATGACCTATTTCGACGATACTTACGAAGCGCTGCCCCTGGCCGAGGCCTACGCGTTCGACCCGGTGCCGGACAGCCTGGAGCAGTCTCTGCGGCCGCGCATCCTGGGCCTGGGCTGCGAGATGTGGAGCGAGTGGGCCCCCTCGGCCGCGCGCGTGGAATGCCGTACTTTCCCGCGTCTGGCCGCCCTGGCCGAGGTGGGCTGGACAAGCCCCGGGCGCAAGGACTACGATAATTTCTGTCATCGGCTGGACTGCCAGCAGGCGCGCTGGGACCTGCAGGGCATCCGCTACGCCCGCTGCGTGCGCTGA